A genomic region of Pseudomonas sp. RSB 5.4 contains the following coding sequences:
- a CDS encoding biliverdin-producing heme oxygenase — protein sequence MQAKAREVYVPPVLQDLRAGTAELHIALEKRLPFFSDTLDSNAFGRLMQAYYGFYQPLESALLDSGVIPFDFDLAPRLKAQTLLNDLQALGLTAEAIARLPLCQSLPVIDSGAACLGVLYVLEGATLGGQILRREIASRLSLDADNGAAFLDIYGAATGRRWRDFIEYLGSRSLDAGEREAVVAAAQTTFSCFERWLESREVLA from the coding sequence ATGCAAGCAAAGGCCCGTGAAGTTTATGTGCCACCGGTGCTGCAAGATCTGCGAGCCGGCACTGCCGAACTGCACATCGCACTGGAAAAACGTCTTCCTTTTTTCTCCGATACCCTCGATTCCAACGCTTTCGGACGGTTGATGCAGGCTTACTACGGCTTTTATCAGCCGCTGGAAAGTGCACTGCTCGACAGTGGCGTGATCCCTTTCGATTTCGATCTTGCGCCACGTCTCAAGGCGCAAACCCTGCTCAACGATCTGCAGGCGCTGGGCCTGACGGCCGAGGCCATCGCTCGCTTGCCACTGTGTCAGTCGTTGCCGGTGATCGACTCCGGCGCGGCATGCCTGGGTGTGTTGTACGTGCTGGAAGGGGCAACCCTCGGCGGGCAGATCCTGCGTCGCGAAATCGCTTCGCGGTTGAGTCTTGACGCCGACAATGGCGCGGCATTCCTCGACATTTATGGCGCCGCCACCGGTCGCCGCTGGCGCGATTTCATTGAATACCTGGGCAGTCGGTCGCTGGATGCGGGCGAACGTGAGGCCGTGGTTGCGGCGGCCCAAACCACATTCAGCTGTTTCGAGCGTTGGCTCGAAAGCCGGGAGGTACTGGCATGA
- a CDS encoding ATP-binding protein — protein MTPQDKEAFEELLANCADEPIRFPGAIQPHGLLLTLSEPALEIIQISANVETLLARPAQELIGQPLHKLLGEAHAAAVSDALLHPVFADAGPLHFRLNGTAFEGLLHRHQGVLILELEIHVENFQPRNVASNPTNLGRMLQRLQAATTLQALYEISVKEIQAMTGYDRVLIYRFEEEGHGQVIAEASDPSMEVFNGLFFPASDIPEQARELYRTNWLRIIPNADYQPVPLVPKLRPDTQTPLDLSFATLRSVSPIHCQYMKNMGVLSSMSISLLKGDKLWGLISCGNRQPLHVPHELRSACQTIGQVLSLQISAMESLEISRQRDEKVEALALLNQAMIDSPENVFDGLAQQPQVLMALAGAGGIAIIEDKQLHRYGNCPEPEEIRALHKWLQETGESVFASHHLASVYPPAAQFQQVASGVLAMSLPKPVDNGVMWFRPEVKENINWSGDPRKPLDLENSDAGLRLRPRTSFEIWKVEMAGISTKWSHGDLFAANDLRRSALENDLARQVRREQEAVRARDELVAVVSHDLRNPMTVISMLCGMMQKTFSSDGPHTSRRISTAIDTMQQAAGRMNTLLEDLLDTSKIDAGRYTIAPQTLDVGQMFEETQSLLGPLALDKDINISFEADPDLKIHADPERLFQVLSNLIGNAIKFTPRKGSVGVLAKSDGKEIVFTVRDTGEGIPKENLARVFDRYWTVKEGNPTGTGLGLYITQGIVEAHGGRIEASSEPGEGTEFRFTVPAMLSGE, from the coding sequence ATGACTCCGCAAGACAAAGAAGCCTTTGAAGAACTGCTGGCCAACTGTGCCGACGAACCGATCCGCTTTCCCGGGGCGATCCAGCCCCACGGTTTGCTGCTGACTCTGAGCGAGCCGGCGCTGGAAATCATTCAGATCAGTGCCAACGTCGAGACCCTGCTGGCACGTCCGGCGCAGGAACTGATCGGCCAGCCGCTGCACAAGTTGCTGGGTGAGGCACATGCGGCGGCTGTTAGCGACGCGTTGCTGCATCCGGTGTTCGCCGATGCCGGACCGCTGCATTTTCGCCTCAACGGCACCGCGTTCGAAGGGCTGCTGCACCGTCATCAGGGCGTATTGATTCTGGAACTGGAAATCCACGTCGAGAATTTCCAGCCGCGTAACGTCGCCAGCAATCCAACCAATCTGGGACGTATGCTCCAGCGTCTGCAAGCGGCCACCACGTTGCAGGCGCTGTATGAAATCAGCGTCAAGGAAATCCAGGCGATGACCGGTTACGACCGGGTGCTGATCTATCGCTTCGAGGAGGAGGGTCACGGTCAGGTCATCGCCGAGGCGTCCGATCCGTCGATGGAAGTGTTCAACGGCCTGTTCTTCCCGGCCTCGGACATTCCCGAGCAGGCGCGCGAGCTGTACCGCACCAACTGGCTGAGGATCATCCCGAATGCCGATTACCAGCCAGTGCCGCTGGTGCCCAAGCTGCGCCCGGACACCCAGACCCCGCTGGACCTGAGTTTCGCCACCCTGCGCAGCGTGTCGCCGATTCACTGCCAGTACATGAAGAACATGGGCGTGCTGTCGTCGATGAGTATTTCCCTGCTCAAGGGCGACAAGCTTTGGGGCCTGATCAGTTGCGGCAACCGTCAGCCGCTGCATGTGCCGCACGAGCTGCGCAGCGCGTGCCAGACCATCGGCCAGGTGCTGTCGCTGCAGATCAGTGCGATGGAGTCGCTGGAAATCAGCCGCCAGCGCGACGAAAAAGTCGAGGCGTTGGCGCTGCTCAATCAAGCAATGATCGACTCGCCGGAAAATGTCTTCGATGGTCTGGCGCAGCAGCCGCAAGTGCTGATGGCGCTGGCCGGGGCCGGGGGCATTGCGATTATCGAAGACAAACAGCTGCACCGTTACGGCAACTGCCCGGAGCCGGAAGAGATTCGCGCGCTGCACAAGTGGTTGCAGGAAACCGGCGAGTCGGTGTTCGCCAGCCATCATCTGGCGAGCGTCTATCCGCCAGCCGCGCAGTTTCAGCAAGTGGCCAGCGGCGTGCTTGCCATGAGCCTGCCCAAACCGGTGGACAATGGGGTGATGTGGTTCCGTCCCGAGGTCAAGGAAAACATCAACTGGAGCGGCGACCCGCGCAAGCCGCTGGACCTGGAAAATTCCGACGCCGGCCTGCGTCTGCGTCCGCGCACCTCGTTCGAAATCTGGAAAGTCGAGATGGCCGGAATCTCCACCAAGTGGAGTCATGGCGATCTGTTCGCGGCCAATGACCTGCGCCGTTCGGCACTGGAAAACGACTTGGCCCGTCAGGTGCGCCGTGAGCAGGAAGCAGTGCGCGCCCGTGATGAACTGGTGGCGGTGGTCTCCCACGACCTGCGCAACCCGATGACGGTTATTTCGATGCTCTGCGGCATGATGCAGAAGACCTTCAGTTCCGACGGCCCGCACACCTCGCGGCGCATCTCCACCGCGATCGACACCATGCAGCAGGCGGCCGGGCGGATGAACACGCTGCTCGAAGACTTGCTCGACACCTCGAAGATCGACGCCGGGCGCTACACCATCGCCCCGCAGACCCTGGATGTCGGGCAGATGTTCGAGGAAACCCAGTCGTTGCTCGGGCCACTGGCGCTGGACAAGGACATCAATATCTCGTTCGAAGCCGATCCCGACCTGAAAATTCACGCCGACCCGGAGCGCCTGTTTCAGGTGCTGTCGAACCTGATCGGCAACGCGATCAAGTTCACCCCGCGCAAAGGTTCGGTGGGCGTGTTGGCCAAATCTGACGGCAAGGAAATCGTGTTTACCGTGCGCGATACCGGCGAAGGTATTCCCAAGGAAAACCTGGCGCGGGTGTTTGATCGCTACTGGACGGTGAAGGAGGGCAACCCGACCGGCACCGGACTGGGCTTGTACATCACGCAGGGGATTGTTGAAGCCCATGGCGGGCGGATCGAGGCCAGCAGTGAGCCGGGTGAGGGTACGGAGTTTCGGTTTACCGTGCCGGCGATGCTGTCCGGGGAATGA
- a CDS encoding LysE family translocator → MSLIVSMAAFALVASITPGPVNIVALSSGAQFGFRASQRHVAGATLGFVLLLVLMGLGLHEVLKLWPFLTRLVQLAGVTFLLFMAWKLAADDGQLHAGEAGRAPSMLYGAVMQWLNPKAWLACVAGMGAFVADGEARLVWQFAAVYLVICYLSVGCWVYAGTFLRGYLGNSAGMRLFNRFMALLLAASAIYLLLP, encoded by the coding sequence ATGAGTCTGATTGTGTCGATGGCGGCGTTTGCGCTGGTGGCGTCCATAACCCCGGGACCGGTGAATATCGTCGCGCTGAGTTCCGGTGCGCAGTTCGGCTTTCGAGCCAGTCAGCGCCACGTGGCGGGGGCGACGCTGGGGTTTGTGTTGTTGCTGGTGCTGATGGGCCTGGGACTGCATGAAGTCCTGAAATTGTGGCCATTCCTGACCCGGTTGGTGCAACTGGCCGGGGTGACGTTTCTGTTGTTCATGGCCTGGAAACTGGCTGCCGATGACGGCCAGTTGCATGCCGGCGAGGCGGGTCGTGCGCCGTCGATGTTGTACGGCGCGGTGATGCAATGGCTCAACCCGAAAGCCTGGCTGGCTTGCGTGGCAGGGATGGGTGCGTTTGTCGCCGATGGCGAGGCGCGGCTGGTCTGGCAGTTTGCGGCGGTGTATCTGGTGATCTGCTATCTGTCAGTGGGCTGCTGGGTGTATGCCGGGACGTTTTTACGTGGGTATTTGGGCAATTCGGCGGGGATGCGCCTGTTCAATCGGTTCATGGCTTTGTTACTGGCGGCGAGTGCGATTTATCTGTTGTTGCCATAA
- a CDS encoding DJ-1/PfpI family protein, which produces MILILLPSADYDPTESSVPWQALHNAGIDARFATPQGLPAYADSRLVSVGFGPLNPMLMTRKADLDSYARMIDSAAFLQPLAYADVDPSQFDGLLIPGGHAKGMRSLLESGQARQIALQFFKAQKPVAAVCHGVLLLARTLDPDTGRSVLFGRKVTALLAATMELPAWLMTCAWLGRYFRTYPQTVEAEVTAALSRQSDFVRGPLIARRDSAKAPQTGFVVRDGNLLTARWPGDCHRFAKEWVAMLQARSAG; this is translated from the coding sequence ATGATTCTGATTCTGTTGCCGTCCGCCGATTACGACCCGACTGAAAGCAGCGTGCCGTGGCAGGCGCTGCACAACGCGGGCATCGACGCCCGTTTTGCCACGCCGCAAGGCCTGCCTGCCTACGCCGATTCACGGTTGGTGAGCGTTGGATTCGGGCCGCTGAACCCGATGCTGATGACGCGCAAGGCCGACCTGGACAGTTACGCCCGGATGATCGACAGCGCGGCATTTCTTCAACCGCTGGCGTATGCCGATGTCGACCCGTCTCAGTTCGACGGTCTGCTGATTCCCGGCGGTCATGCCAAAGGTATGCGCAGCCTGCTGGAGTCCGGACAGGCACGGCAAATCGCCCTGCAGTTTTTCAAGGCACAAAAACCCGTGGCGGCGGTGTGTCATGGCGTGCTGTTACTGGCCCGCACCCTTGACCCTGACACCGGACGTTCGGTGTTGTTCGGGCGCAAGGTCACAGCGTTGCTGGCGGCCACCATGGAGTTACCGGCCTGGCTGATGACCTGCGCCTGGTTGGGGCGTTACTTCCGCACTTACCCGCAGACCGTCGAGGCAGAGGTGACTGCCGCACTGTCGCGCCAATCCGACTTTGTACGCGGTCCCCTCATCGCCAGACGGGATAGCGCAAAAGCGCCGCAAACAGGGTTCGTGGTGCGCGACGGCAATCTGCTGACGGCGCGCTGGCCCGGTGATTGCCATCGCTTCGCCAAAGAATGGGTCGCCATGCTGCAAGCACGATCGGCTGGGTGA
- a CDS encoding AraC family transcriptional regulator, whose product MKHAAAKSPEKAPHFWRDDALPFIEARAIADGREVCYARHSHAHFSIGAITAGRSIYVHEQSTFDVAAGTVVLMNPGDVHACNPIDNQPWSYLMLYVETPWLTDLQHQLGFSNELEFRRFSSTHLNDARLFRALQGLYATLVDEQQDVLRKQSAAVEFFSDLQLRLNPAEQPLREPNFKLERAADFIREHCTDLLSLEDICTAAQLSPSYLIRAFKQLYGMTPHAFVVNQRIQFARERLRSGQLIADVALEAGFADQAHFQRAFKQHLAATPGQYRG is encoded by the coding sequence ATGAAACACGCCGCCGCCAAAAGCCCTGAAAAAGCGCCACACTTCTGGCGTGACGACGCCCTGCCCTTCATCGAAGCGCGGGCTATCGCCGATGGCCGTGAGGTCTGCTACGCGCGCCATTCCCATGCGCATTTTTCCATCGGTGCGATCACCGCCGGGCGCAGCATTTATGTGCATGAGCAATCGACGTTCGACGTCGCCGCCGGCACCGTGGTGCTGATGAATCCGGGCGATGTGCACGCCTGCAATCCGATCGATAATCAGCCGTGGTCGTATCTGATGTTGTATGTGGAAACGCCGTGGCTGACGGACTTGCAGCATCAGTTGGGGTTCAGTAACGAGCTTGAGTTCCGCCGATTTTCCAGCACGCACTTGAATGACGCTCGGCTGTTCCGGGCGCTGCAAGGGTTGTACGCCACACTGGTCGATGAGCAGCAGGATGTACTGCGTAAACAGAGCGCAGCGGTAGAGTTTTTCAGCGACCTGCAGCTGCGCCTGAACCCGGCGGAACAACCGTTGCGCGAGCCGAATTTCAAGCTCGAACGCGCCGCCGATTTCATTCGTGAACACTGCACCGATCTGCTCAGCCTGGAGGACATCTGCACGGCGGCGCAGCTGTCGCCCTCGTACCTGATCCGCGCCTTCAAGCAGCTTTACGGCATGACCCCGCACGCGTTCGTGGTCAACCAGCGCATCCAGTTCGCCCGCGAACGCCTGCGCAGCGGCCAGTTGATTGCCGATGTCGCCCTTGAAGCAGGGTTTGCCGATCAAGCGCACTTCCAGCGCGCGTTCAAACAGCATCTGGCCGCGACACCCGGCCAATATCGCGGCTGA
- a CDS encoding VOC family protein, which translates to MQRFQKLTPCLWFDDQAEAAAKFYCSVFDHSKITGLTHYSKVGQEFHGKPEGAVMTVSFELDGQTFTGLNGGPMFKFSEAISFQVNCQNQEEVDHFWGNLSAGGPVEAQQCGWLKDKFGVSWQIVPVAFMHMMQDPDTTKSQRAMQAMFKMKKLDIAELERAFAGQS; encoded by the coding sequence ATGCAACGCTTTCAAAAACTCACACCGTGCCTGTGGTTCGATGATCAGGCCGAAGCTGCTGCGAAGTTCTATTGCTCGGTTTTCGATCATTCGAAAATCACCGGCCTGACCCACTACAGCAAGGTCGGCCAGGAATTTCACGGCAAGCCGGAAGGTGCGGTGATGACTGTCAGTTTCGAACTCGACGGCCAGACCTTCACCGGCCTCAACGGCGGGCCGATGTTCAAGTTCAGTGAAGCCATATCGTTTCAGGTCAATTGCCAGAATCAGGAAGAAGTCGACCACTTCTGGGGCAACCTGTCGGCCGGCGGCCCGGTTGAGGCCCAGCAATGCGGTTGGCTCAAGGACAAGTTCGGGGTGTCGTGGCAGATTGTACCGGTGGCCTTCATGCACATGATGCAAGACCCCGACACCACTAAGTCGCAAAGGGCGATGCAGGCCATGTTCAAGATGAAAAAACTCGACATCGCCGAACTTGAGCGGGCCTTTGCCGGCCAGAGCTAA
- a CDS encoding class I SAM-dependent methyltransferase, which yields MPSPESTLLQSWHDNADAWIEVIRSGAIESRQQVTDQAILLAIMSRQPARVLDLGCGEGWLLRALADRGIDAAGVDGDATLIEAAREAGSAKVHVASYEALVDARVDVGSDYDLVCANFSLLHQDIIALLAAMNALLVPGGTMIIQTLHPWAVAAGDYQDGWREESFAGFKGQWQPMPWYFRTLSSWLNALDMAGFRLVGLHEPQHPQSAAPQSLLMIAEQRPL from the coding sequence ATGCCTTCACCCGAATCCACCCTTCTGCAGAGCTGGCACGACAACGCCGATGCCTGGATCGAAGTGATCCGCAGCGGTGCCATCGAAAGCCGTCAGCAGGTCACCGATCAGGCGATCCTGCTGGCGATCATGAGCCGTCAACCCGCGCGCGTGCTGGATCTGGGTTGCGGTGAAGGCTGGTTGTTGCGGGCGCTGGCGGATCGCGGTATCGATGCGGCGGGTGTCGATGGCGATGCAACGCTGATCGAGGCAGCACGTGAGGCCGGTTCGGCCAAGGTGCATGTCGCCAGTTATGAGGCGCTGGTCGACGCCCGGGTCGATGTCGGCAGTGATTACGATTTGGTCTGCGCTAATTTCTCGCTGCTGCATCAGGACATCATTGCGCTGCTCGCCGCGATGAATGCGTTGCTGGTTCCGGGCGGCACCATGATCATTCAGACCCTGCATCCGTGGGCCGTGGCGGCTGGCGATTATCAGGATGGCTGGCGTGAAGAATCCTTCGCCGGGTTCAAGGGCCAGTGGCAGCCGATGCCGTGGTATTTCCGCACGCTGTCGAGTTGGCTGAATGCCTTGGACATGGCGGGGTTCAGACTGGTCGGCCTGCACGAACCGCAGCATCCGCAAAGTGCGGCGCCGCAGTCCCTGTTGATGATTGCCGAGCAGCGCCCCTTGTAG
- a CDS encoding GFA family protein: MTPLTGGCLCGDVRFEASGQPYRVGICHCLDCRKHHGALFHASAIFPENAVTVSGKTGEYQGRVFCPRCGSPVLARSGDEIEVNVGSLDAPNQFKPTYELWTIRREAWLPALPLAHHYERDREGTGRSEA, translated from the coding sequence ATGACCCCATTAACTGGCGGTTGCCTGTGCGGCGATGTGCGTTTCGAAGCATCGGGCCAACCTTACCGCGTCGGCATCTGCCACTGTCTCGATTGCCGAAAGCACCACGGTGCGTTGTTCCATGCCTCGGCGATATTTCCCGAGAATGCGGTGACCGTCAGCGGCAAAACCGGCGAGTATCAAGGGCGAGTGTTCTGTCCGCGCTGTGGTTCACCGGTACTTGCACGTTCGGGAGATGAAATTGAAGTGAATGTCGGCTCGCTGGACGCGCCGAACCAGTTCAAGCCGACTTATGAGTTGTGGACTATCCGTCGTGAGGCCTGGTTGCCGGCGCTGCCGCTGGCGCACCACTACGAACGTGATCGCGAAGGGACGGGGCGTTCCGAGGCATAA
- a CDS encoding alpha/beta hydrolase, which yields MGFVNTKDGVEIFYKDWGPKDAPVIHFHHGWPLSSDDWDAQMLFFLGQGFRVIAHDRRGHGRSSQVWDGHDMDHYADDALAVVTHLGVKNVVHVGHSTGGGEVIHYIARHGQHNVAKGVLISAVPPLMVKTESNPGGLPKSVFDDFQAQLAANRAQFYRDIPSGPFYGYNRPGAKPSEGIIGNWWRQGMIGGAKAHYDGIVAFSQTDFTEDLKKVTVPVLVMHGEDDQIVPYANSGPLSAKLLPNGTLKSYPGFPHGMPTTEAATINADLLAFIRG from the coding sequence ATGGGATTTGTCAACACCAAAGACGGCGTCGAAATTTTCTACAAGGACTGGGGCCCGAAGGACGCCCCGGTGATCCACTTCCACCACGGCTGGCCGCTCAGCTCGGATGACTGGGACGCGCAGATGCTGTTCTTCCTGGGCCAGGGCTTTCGGGTGATTGCCCACGACCGTCGTGGGCACGGACGCTCGAGCCAGGTCTGGGACGGCCATGACATGGACCATTACGCCGACGATGCGCTGGCAGTGGTCACACATCTGGGGGTGAAGAACGTGGTGCATGTCGGCCACTCCACCGGCGGCGGCGAGGTCATCCACTACATCGCCCGGCATGGACAGCACAACGTCGCCAAAGGCGTGCTGATCAGCGCGGTGCCGCCACTGATGGTCAAGACCGAGAGCAATCCGGGCGGATTGCCGAAATCGGTGTTCGACGATTTTCAGGCGCAACTGGCGGCCAATCGCGCGCAGTTCTACCGGGATATCCCCAGCGGCCCGTTCTACGGCTACAACCGCCCCGGTGCCAAGCCTTCCGAGGGGATCATCGGCAACTGGTGGCGTCAGGGCATGATCGGCGGCGCCAAGGCACATTACGACGGGATCGTCGCGTTCTCGCAGACCGATTTCACCGAAGATTTGAAGAAGGTCACCGTGCCGGTGCTGGTGATGCATGGCGAGGATGATCAGATTGTGCCGTATGCGAACTCGGGGCCTTTGTCGGCGAAGTTGCTGCCAAATGGCACGTTGAAGTCGTATCCGGGGTTTCCGCACGGGATGCCGACGACTGAGGCAGCGACGATCAATGCCGATTTGCTGGCCTTTATTCGCGGCTGA
- a CDS encoding (2Fe-2S)-binding protein: protein MLTLNINGKDQELDVPADMPLLWVLRDVAHLTGTKFGCGMAQCGACTVHVDGAPLRACITPATAVAHGQKILTIEGLSTDGSHPVQQAWAELDVVQCGYCQSGQIMSAAALLAKIPKPTDSDIDQALSGNICRCGTYPRIRAAVKRASEIG from the coding sequence ATGCTGACCTTGAATATCAATGGCAAGGATCAGGAGCTCGATGTGCCGGCCGACATGCCGTTGCTCTGGGTCCTGCGTGACGTTGCGCACCTGACCGGTACCAAATTCGGCTGTGGCATGGCCCAGTGTGGCGCCTGCACCGTACACGTCGATGGCGCACCGTTGCGTGCCTGTATCACGCCCGCCACCGCCGTGGCCCACGGCCAGAAAATTCTCACCATCGAAGGCCTTTCGACCGATGGCTCGCACCCGGTGCAGCAGGCCTGGGCCGAACTCGATGTGGTGCAGTGCGGTTACTGCCAGTCGGGGCAGATCATGTCTGCCGCCGCGCTGCTGGCGAAAATCCCCAAACCGACCGACAGCGATATCGATCAGGCGCTCTCCGGCAACATTTGCCGCTGCGGCACCTATCCACGGATCCGTGCGGCGGTTAAGCGCGCGTCCGAAATCGGTTGA
- a CDS encoding xanthine dehydrogenase family protein molybdopterin-binding subunit: MNSPVSRRGFLKGSAVLGGGLVVAFVVPGAHRFAMAAENEGKVFAPNAFLRIAADNSVTVLLGHSEMGQGIWTGLTMLIAEELDADWSTIRVEHSPASAADYGMPAFGGMQITGGSTSTWMEFDRYRLAGATARQMLVEAAAKRFDVAPSAIRTESGVVIAGDKRATYGELADAAGQLPVPDPKSITFKEAKDWKVIGKPTKRLDTPEKITGRAKFGMDVQFDGLMTAMVARAPVFGATVKSFEGAEALAVPGVHKVVQVPTGVAVIADHYWAAKLGRDALKVDWDLGPHTDLSSQGLLDSFRKLAATPGTSASQAGDPKGNFDKAAKKIDVEYSVPYLAHAPMEPLNCTVKISAEKCEIWTGTQFQTLDQMVAGKITGLKPEQVEIHTEFLGGGFGRRANPTSDFVAEAVQVAKAAGMPVKTVWSREDDIRGGYYRSMFLHQARIGLDGQGMPLSWQHVLVGQSIMTGTLLEATMVKNGIDPTSVEGVADSPYIKGLAHQQVELHSPQTGINVLWLRSVGHSHTAFVMESLIDEMAAAANKDPVEYRRTLLKDHARHLGVLNLAVEKANWQAPLPDGHALGVAVHESFGSYVAQVAEVSQDNLAIRVHRVVCAVDCGIAVNPQSIAAQMESCITFGLGMALHSKLTVKDGAVVQSNYHDYQVLRLNEMPLVEVHIVPSSDKPGGIGEAGVPPTAPAVANAVYALTGQRLRELPLQLAGV; encoded by the coding sequence ATGAACAGTCCTGTATCGCGTCGCGGATTTCTCAAGGGCAGTGCCGTGCTGGGTGGCGGTCTGGTGGTGGCGTTCGTGGTCCCCGGTGCCCATCGGTTTGCCATGGCGGCGGAGAATGAAGGCAAGGTCTTCGCGCCGAATGCGTTTTTACGCATCGCCGCCGACAACAGCGTGACGGTGTTGCTCGGGCATTCGGAAATGGGCCAGGGCATCTGGACCGGCCTGACCATGCTGATCGCCGAAGAGCTGGACGCCGACTGGTCAACGATCCGCGTCGAACACTCGCCGGCCTCGGCGGCCGATTACGGCATGCCGGCGTTTGGCGGGATGCAGATTACCGGCGGTTCGACCTCGACCTGGATGGAGTTCGACCGTTACCGACTCGCCGGGGCCACGGCGCGACAGATGCTGGTGGAGGCGGCGGCCAAGCGTTTCGATGTCGCGCCTTCAGCCATTCGTACTGAATCGGGCGTGGTGATCGCCGGCGATAAACGCGCGACTTACGGCGAACTGGCGGACGCCGCCGGGCAACTGCCTGTGCCGGATCCCAAGTCGATCACCTTCAAGGAGGCCAAAGACTGGAAGGTCATCGGCAAGCCGACCAAACGCCTCGATACCCCGGAGAAAATCACCGGCCGCGCCAAGTTCGGCATGGACGTGCAGTTCGACGGTTTGATGACCGCGATGGTCGCCCGTGCACCGGTGTTCGGCGCGACGGTCAAATCCTTCGAAGGCGCCGAGGCGCTGGCGGTCCCCGGCGTGCACAAAGTGGTGCAAGTACCGACGGGCGTGGCGGTGATTGCCGATCATTACTGGGCGGCGAAACTCGGTCGTGATGCATTAAAAGTCGATTGGGATCTGGGGCCGCATACGGATCTGAGCAGCCAGGGCTTGCTCGACAGCTTCCGCAAACTGGCAGCGACACCGGGGACTTCCGCCAGCCAGGCTGGGGATCCGAAAGGCAACTTCGACAAGGCGGCGAAGAAAATCGACGTCGAGTACAGCGTGCCGTATCTGGCGCATGCACCGATGGAACCGCTGAACTGTACGGTGAAGATCAGCGCCGAAAAATGCGAGATCTGGACCGGCACGCAATTCCAGACCCTCGATCAAATGGTCGCCGGCAAGATCACCGGACTCAAACCCGAGCAAGTGGAGATTCACACCGAGTTTCTTGGCGGCGGTTTCGGGCGCCGGGCCAATCCGACCTCGGACTTCGTCGCCGAAGCGGTGCAAGTGGCGAAGGCTGCCGGGATGCCGGTGAAAACCGTGTGGTCGCGCGAGGATGACATTCGTGGCGGGTATTACCGCTCGATGTTCCTGCATCAGGCGCGCATCGGCCTGGACGGGCAGGGCATGCCGCTGAGCTGGCAGCATGTGCTGGTCGGCCAGTCGATCATGACCGGCACTCTGCTGGAAGCGACCATGGTCAAGAACGGCATCGACCCGACGTCGGTCGAAGGCGTGGCCGACAGCCCGTATATCAAAGGCCTGGCCCATCAACAGGTCGAGCTGCATTCGCCGCAGACCGGGATCAATGTGCTGTGGCTGCGTTCGGTGGGGCACAGCCACACCGCGTTCGTCATGGAGTCGCTGATCGATGAAATGGCCGCCGCCGCGAACAAGGATCCGGTCGAATACCGACGCACTTTGCTCAAGGATCATGCGCGCCATCTCGGGGTGCTGAATCTGGCGGTGGAGAAGGCCAACTGGCAAGCGCCATTGCCGGACGGGCATGCGTTGGGCGTGGCGGTGCATGAGTCGTTCGGCAGTTATGTGGCGCAGGTGGCCGAGGTCTCGCAGGACAATCTGGCGATCCGCGTGCACCGCGTGGTGTGTGCGGTGGATTGCGGGATCGCGGTCAATCCGCAGAGCATCGCGGCGCAGATGGAATCGTGCATCACCTTTGGCCTGGGCATGGCGCTACACAGCAAACTGACGGTCAAGGACGGCGCGGTGGTGCAATCCAACTATCACGACTATCAGGTGCTGCGGCTCAACGAGATGCCGCTGGTCGAGGTGCATATCGTGCCCAGCAGCGACAAACCCGGCGGCATCGGCGAGGCCGGGGTGCCGCCCACCGCGCCGGCGGTGGCCAACGCGGTGTATGCGCTGACCGGGCAACGGTTGCGTGAACTGCCGCTGCAACTGGCGGGGGTGTGA